In Panacibacter ginsenosidivorans, the following proteins share a genomic window:
- a CDS encoding OmpA family protein: MKKLYVISILLLCIQSLKAQLSTDTSEGLIQQKDNVITSSTVLKIENIGMKINSEYPELRPTVSADGNLLFFIRENNPANNSYNEVPNSQDIWFSERDSFGIWSKAVHLGYPLNTTAYNAVYWVSPDNNRLLLRNAFRDGAYLGRGVSMTHLQKDGYWSPPNMLMIRNYEKYDRGRQAGATMAHDGQTLLLYMSTQPGSALNDIFVCFLNADGTWTEPKSLGKQINLPNYNELAPYLAADGVTLYFSSDRPGGLGDNDIWMTKRLDKSWTKWSEPVNLGSPINTEDWDAFFTLDAGGEYAYLTTTLGAYGESDIVRVKLMEKERPKPVALVTGRFYNAKTKQPIMASLVYETLDSTGTNTKVITSDEDGSYKIVLPSDKSYSIRATADHFFAISENLNLDSLSQTGYKEINKDIYLAPIEIGQVVRLNNVFFDFDKYNLRPESYTELDRVVKLLTENPAIEIELSAHTDSKGSDDYNITLSTNRAKSVTDYIISKGIAASRITSQGYGETRPVATNETDEGRQLNRRVEFKIVKD, from the coding sequence TGAAGATCAATTCAGAATATCCTGAATTAAGACCAACTGTTTCTGCCGATGGCAACCTGTTATTTTTCATTCGTGAAAATAATCCTGCCAACAATAGCTATAATGAAGTTCCCAACTCACAGGATATCTGGTTTTCTGAAAGAGATAGTTTTGGTATTTGGAGCAAGGCTGTGCACCTAGGCTATCCATTAAATACAACGGCGTATAATGCTGTGTATTGGGTATCTCCCGACAATAACCGTCTGCTGTTGCGCAATGCCTTTAGAGATGGCGCTTATCTTGGTCGTGGTGTAAGTATGACGCACCTGCAAAAAGACGGATATTGGAGTCCACCCAATATGCTCATGATCAGGAACTATGAAAAATATGATCGTGGACGCCAGGCAGGTGCTACCATGGCACATGACGGGCAAACTTTATTGCTGTATATGTCAACGCAACCGGGAAGCGCTTTGAATGATATTTTTGTTTGCTTCTTAAATGCAGATGGCACATGGACAGAACCAAAAAGCCTGGGCAAACAAATAAATCTTCCCAATTATAATGAACTGGCACCTTACCTCGCTGCAGATGGCGTAACTCTTTATTTCAGCAGCGACAGGCCCGGCGGACTTGGCGACAATGATATATGGATGACCAAAAGGCTTGATAAAAGCTGGACAAAATGGAGCGAACCGGTAAATCTCGGCAGCCCTATCAATACAGAAGACTGGGATGCATTTTTTACATTGGATGCAGGTGGAGAATACGCATACCTAACTACTACTTTAGGAGCCTATGGCGAAAGTGATATTGTGCGTGTAAAATTAATGGAGAAAGAAAGACCCAAACCGGTAGCATTAGTAACCGGACGTTTTTACAATGCAAAAACCAAACAACCTATCATGGCTTCATTGGTATACGAAACATTGGATAGTACAGGTACAAATACTAAAGTGATAACAAGTGATGAGGACGGCAGTTATAAAATTGTGCTGCCATCTGATAAGAGTTACAGCATCAGGGCGACAGCAGATCATTTTTTTGCGATCTCTGAAAATTTAAATTTAGATTCTTTATCACAAACAGGATATAAAGAAATTAATAAAGACATATACCTTGCACCAATTGAGATAGGTCAGGTTGTGCGCCTGAATAATGTATTCTTTGATTTCGATAAATACAACCTGCGGCCTGAATCTTATACAGAGCTTGACAGGGTTGTAAAACTGCTTACAGAAAACCCTGCTATTGAAATTGAATTAAGTGCCCACACTGATAGCAAAGGGTCTGATGATTACAATATAACTTTAAGTACCAACAGGGCTAAATCTGTTACCGATTATATTATTTCAAAAGGCATAGCCGCATCAAGGATCACTTCACAAGGTTATGGAGAAACAAGACCTGTGGCTACTAATGAAACAGATGAGGGAAGGCAATTGAACAGAAGAGTTGAATTTAAGATTGTGAAAGACTAG
- a CDS encoding LytR/AlgR family response regulator transcription factor: protein MASRNHATCRILIKRGSEHIVLKVEDIVLFYTENKVVYLLDRSLCKYMCERNLSELEGTLSPEMFFRANRKYILNINFVKSYKAFEKVKLVIEFLLPGIEHQVIISQETAPYFKKWISDF, encoded by the coding sequence GCAGGATCCTCATAAAAAGAGGATCCGAGCATATAGTACTTAAAGTGGAAGATATAGTGCTCTTTTATACTGAAAATAAAGTGGTGTATTTATTAGATAGATCACTGTGCAAATATATGTGCGAAAGAAATTTAAGTGAACTGGAAGGAACACTAAGCCCTGAGATGTTTTTCCGTGCAAACAGGAAATATATCCTCAATATTAATTTCGTAAAATCTTATAAGGCCTTTGAAAAAGTAAAGCTTGTAATTGAATTCCTACTGCCCGGGATAGAGCACCAGGTTATTATAAGCCAGGAAACTGCACCTTATTTTAAAAAGTGGATATCGGATTTTTAG